From the Paenibacillus sp. MMS20-IR301 genome, the window TATCTAAAGATCTTGCCGAGAAAATCCGGGTGATAGCGAGAGAAAGCAACGGGGATAAATACACTTACCTGGAAATTGCAGATTCTATTGAAAAAGACGATATACAAAGTGTAAAGAAGCTCTACACAAAAATAGGAGGAATTGTACCAGCGTCTGTGGAAAGCCGTTATCCTGATACAACGCTTACTTCAGCTCCAACAGAAGAACCGCCCTCTGCTGAAAGTGACGCTAATCAAACGTATGCTGATTATGATCAAAAAAATATTGCTGACGCTCTTGCTACAGCCAAACTTTATTTAGATAAGGGAATCCCTGATGAGAGTAAAGACGATGCTTTAGAAATTATTTTTAACGCCAGCTCATCAGCAATTAAAGAACACGAGAATAAGTTCAAGGAAATGGGATTTGCTATTCAAAAAGATGATCGCGCCAGTGTAAAGAAGCTGTATGATGAGCTATTGAAGTTATACTCTGGCAAGCAAACCACGGCTGTCAAAACAACGGCAACTCCAGAAACTGCAGCCGCACCTGACGATATCATTCATCTCAAAGGTAAAAGTGATCAGGCAACTGATTTCTTCAATTTAAAAAGCGGCATTGCAATCGTAGAAGCAACCGATGCAGGCGATTCAAATTTCGTTATCTACCTTTACGATGAAACCGGAGCTTCCAAGGAAATGCTTGTAAATGAAATTGGACCCTACAAGGGAAAATCTCTAGTCGTCATTCCAGAAGACGGAAAATACATGCTGAATGTGGATTCAGATGGATCATGGAAGGCTGAAATTACACAATCCATACCAGATAATATAAAAAGCGCCCCGACTAAACTATCCGGCAAAGGCAATGATGTTGTTTTTGCAAAACTGCAAAGTAAGCTGACCAAATTCACTTCCAAACATGTTGGAGAATCAAATTTTGTAGTCAAAGTAAATGATAGTTTCCTGCTGGTTAACGAGATTGGGAATTATTCCGGTTCTACAGCTGAGGCCATTAAATCTGACGGAGTTTATGTATTTGCCGTTGAAGCTGATGGGCCATGGAGTATTGAGATCGAATAGGAAGCGGATGGTACATTCAAACTGCCTCCTTATGCAAATGAAAAAAACGATTGCTAACCCGGCTGAGGTAGCAATCGTTTTTTTATTTGCCGATTCAGCAGCCTTTCATCCGCATCTCCCCGCCAGCCTCCTCCAGCTCCAGGAAAATTGGCCGCTCCTCCGGGGTCTGATTCGGGGTATGAATCGCCAGCATCAGCTTCCCGTCAAAGGTCTCGAAGACCATGGCATGTCCGCCGTCATTCTGATAGAGCGCCTCTGGCTGATGAATCCACGGGCCGGTAATCTCCCCGCTCGCTGAGCGGACGATGCCCAGTGCGTATCTATTATTAATGAAGCTGGCCCACAGCAGATACAGCACGCCTTCAGCGGATCTGAACAGATAAGGTCCGTCTGTTACATAATTAATCTGATCCGGATACCGTGCGGATACAAACGGGGTTGTCCAAGGTGCTTCGGATGCCCGGAATAAAGTAACCGGCTCACCCATAGCACTCTTCAGATCCTCAGTCAGCCGCATTGCGCAGACCTCCCCGTCACCGGTTTGCTGCCACTCATGGCAGAAGATCATCCAGGGCTGGTTCCCTGCATCGACATACAGCGTCCCGTCCAGTGAGCTCCAGTCCTGCGGGGTCACAGGCCCTTCACTATGCGGCTTGAACGGGCCAAGCGGTTGGGGTGCCGTAAGAACAGCCGTGCCCAGCAGATCGTTATCCTTCCGCCGGAAAGTAGCAAACATGATGTATCCCTGCCCGTAAGCATACACCTCCGGTGCCCAGAAATTCCGCTCGGCATAGAAATCCGCCTCCGGGCGGAAGACCGGGAACGGTCCCTCCCAGTGCTCCAGATCCTTTCCTGTATATACATTGAATCCCGTGCCCCTGCCCCAGATATTGCTGTCAGTACTCCCATACAAATAGTAGATTCCCTGTTCTGCCGCCGGCAGCACAAACGGATCTCTAATCTGCAGGTTTTGATTATCAATCATACATAAGCTCTCCTTTCATGGTCTGGTCCAGTTCATCCGGAGCTTACCTGTATTCCGGAAATACCACTCCAATGTCACTGATGCTGCTGAATCCTCCGTCTGTATATTCAAGCTGTTCGTTGCCCTTAATAATGAACGGGAGGCTCTGCCCCAGATAGCTGATGCTTCCTTCAATTGTACGGACACTCATTCCGATCAGCTTCTGCAGCCGCCCGCTCCGGTCTGTCACTACGCGGACGCCAAAGGGGAAGCACATGTATTCTGCCTGATCCCGGTAGATTACAGCTGTCTCCCGGTTTGTTAACAGCTCATAGACTGTGCCGTCCACCACCCGGCGGTAGCCGGTCTCATGGGCAAGCTCCCGGCCATGATCCATATTATATGGAAGCAATCCCGTAAACCACAGCTCTTCTCCGCCTGCCGGCAGGATGCCGCATAGCCGTTCAATATAGTCGAGCAGGCAGAGAATAGCCGGAGAATAGGTGTCTGTATAACCTTCTTCTCCTGTCCATGGGCTTAACGTCTGGCCGAAGCGCTTCATGCGGGATAATGCTGACAGTATGGGCTGCATCACCCAGGTCAGCTCGACATAACGGCCATGGTGCTCGAAGGCATGCGGCGCACGGATGATACTGAGGAAATTGGAGGACCCGGCCCAGGTATTATAGCTTGAGAAAGGGTCGAACCTCGGGTCATCCATAGCAATGGAGGTGAAGGGATACTTCGCAAAAAACTTGCTGGTGTTCAGCAGGTAACGCCGGAGTGCCTGGTCAAAAAACTCCCGGTCGCCTACTTCACAGGCCAGCACCCGCAGCAGCACATCGGATTGCACCCGCACGAACCGGCCCTTCCGGTCCCGGTCATAGAAGAAGGCATCTGCTTCATCATAGCAATGGCTGAAGAGGCTCTTCACACTCGCCACCGCCTTAGCGCTCCATTCCGCCCCGCTCACTCCAAGCTCACCGGCCATCCGCGACAGATACAGCCGCTGGCAATAGACATTCGCGGTCAGATCAGGTGCCAGCAAGGGCAGCAGCGGGGAATCCGGGTTAAACTGGGCAGCATCGTCCAGATGAGGTGTATCCGGAATATGCCAGAAGCGCGGGGACAGATCATGTCCGGTATCAAAGGTACAGAAGGCCTCCACACAGCCAGTCCCGCGGGTATCACGCCTGGTTGCCAGCCAATCGTCAAACCGGCTCATGGCGTGATACATTCTGCTGAGAAAATTCCGGTCCCGGCCGTTCAGCACATAATGATTCCACACACTCCGGGCCAGCGGAGTGACCATTTGAATCTGCCGGTAAGCCGGACCTGCCGGAGTAATTTTGTAAGGAATCAGCCCGTCCTCCCGCTGATAATCGGCGAACAGCAGAAACGTAGCTTCAGCAACATCCGGCATGAACCGTGACAGCAGCTCGCTGCTAATCGTCCCTGTACTTTCCAGCCAGCTTCCGCGGTAGACCCCTCCTTCATGCAGCACATGGCTGTTTCCGGTCATCGGAACGATACAATCCATGAGCTTATGCAGTGCAGAATAATAGACATCCTCCAGCTCTTCGGACGAAGCGGTGAAGGCTGTACCCGACTGCTTCCAGCGTTCTACAGAAAGAAGATCCTCTGTTTTTTTCAAAGTGCCCACCCGGTCTTCTATATTAATATCGCGAAGCCTCTTCAGCACCTCACTGTTCATCTCTTCCCCTCCTGTATCCTTAGCCTTCTCTACAGACAAGGAAGCAGACTGCCGGGGCAGCCTGCTTCCGGTGCATACTATTTACTGCCGAAGATCTGCGCAGCCCCTTTATAGAAATCTTCTACGCCTTGTTTAACATCCTTTTGCTCGAAGCCAATCTCCTGAACGGCTGTTTCAGCCAGCTTGGTAAACTCAGTGAAGCTTGGCGGGTTATAGCTGATGGCAAACGGCTCCGTCTTTGTTGCTTCAGACACCCGGCTTGTGAAGTCATATATGGTCTGCTCAAGCGGAGAGGCATCCTTCATTAACAAATCACGCATTTTTGAAGTTACAG encodes:
- a CDS encoding glycoside hydrolase family 43 protein yields the protein MIDNQNLQIRDPFVLPAAEQGIYYLYGSTDSNIWGRGTGFNVYTGKDLEHWEGPFPVFRPEADFYAERNFWAPEVYAYGQGYIMFATFRRKDNDLLGTAVLTAPQPLGPFKPHSEGPVTPQDWSSLDGTLYVDAGNQPWMIFCHEWQQTGDGEVCAMRLTEDLKSAMGEPVTLFRASEAPWTTPFVSARYPDQINYVTDGPYLFRSAEGVLYLLWASFINNRYALGIVRSASGEITGPWIHQPEALYQNDGGHAMVFETFDGKLMLAIHTPNQTPEERPIFLELEEAGGEMRMKGC
- a CDS encoding MGH1-like glycoside hydrolase domain-containing protein, which codes for MNSEVLKRLRDINIEDRVGTLKKTEDLLSVERWKQSGTAFTASSEELEDVYYSALHKLMDCIVPMTGNSHVLHEGGVYRGSWLESTGTISSELLSRFMPDVAEATFLLFADYQREDGLIPYKITPAGPAYRQIQMVTPLARSVWNHYVLNGRDRNFLSRMYHAMSRFDDWLATRRDTRGTGCVEAFCTFDTGHDLSPRFWHIPDTPHLDDAAQFNPDSPLLPLLAPDLTANVYCQRLYLSRMAGELGVSGAEWSAKAVASVKSLFSHCYDEADAFFYDRDRKGRFVRVQSDVLLRVLACEVGDREFFDQALRRYLLNTSKFFAKYPFTSIAMDDPRFDPFSSYNTWAGSSNFLSIIRAPHAFEHHGRYVELTWVMQPILSALSRMKRFGQTLSPWTGEEGYTDTYSPAILCLLDYIERLCGILPAGGEELWFTGLLPYNMDHGRELAHETGYRRVVDGTVYELLTNRETAVIYRDQAEYMCFPFGVRVVTDRSGRLQKLIGMSVRTIEGSISYLGQSLPFIIKGNEQLEYTDGGFSSISDIGVVFPEYR